A stretch of bacterium DNA encodes these proteins:
- a CDS encoding glycosyltransferase family 2 protein: MPLVSVICPVYNCEMYVEQAVRSVVDQTYQNWELLLIDDGSSDSSWNTIERLANSDKRICALHHERHANLGVSATRNLGIARASGDYLAFLDADDVWLPGKLERQIDVVTRYPQVGFVYGQALCIDEAGRPLSEPRSAWSLEGVIGGGFEERPVWAYRHIVAGRGFFPPCSTILARTDLVRRCGGFILALRHQVEDYVLWTELLKLAPAFYVPLTLAMYRVGAQSWTARQTVSSRRDAEWEYVRTLAKVFGRADGPISRRAARMVSDILFSGGAERSGRLARGARSLGGVMVDRHFGFSGKLSVLGYLATEGIPLELMAALRHRTRSLFGSKARRTAVADTVDRK; the protein is encoded by the coding sequence ATGCCTCTCGTATCGGTCATATGTCCGGTCTACAACTGCGAGATGTACGTCGAACAGGCGGTGAGAAGTGTCGTTGACCAGACGTACCAGAATTGGGAGTTGCTGCTGATCGATGACGGCTCCAGCGACAGCAGCTGGAATACAATTGAGCGACTGGCGAACTCGGACAAGAGAATCTGCGCACTACACCATGAACGGCACGCCAATCTCGGTGTCAGCGCAACACGTAACCTCGGAATAGCGCGGGCAAGTGGTGACTACCTCGCATTCCTGGACGCGGACGACGTCTGGTTGCCGGGCAAGCTGGAGCGCCAGATCGACGTGGTCACGCGGTATCCGCAGGTTGGATTCGTGTACGGTCAGGCGCTGTGCATCGACGAGGCAGGCAGGCCATTGTCAGAGCCCAGGAGTGCCTGGAGCCTCGAAGGTGTCATTGGCGGAGGGTTCGAGGAGCGCCCGGTCTGGGCCTACAGGCATATCGTGGCAGGTCGCGGTTTCTTCCCGCCCTGCTCTACGATACTCGCTCGAACCGACCTCGTAAGGAGGTGCGGAGGATTCATACTTGCCCTACGCCATCAGGTCGAGGACTACGTGCTCTGGACTGAGCTATTGAAGCTCGCCCCCGCCTTCTACGTTCCATTGACACTGGCCATGTACCGCGTCGGCGCTCAGAGTTGGACTGCCCGTCAAACCGTTTCTTCCAGAAGGGACGCTGAGTGGGAGTACGTAAGGACGCTGGCCAAGGTGTTCGGCCGAGCCGACGGTCCCATCTCAAGAAGGGCCGCGCGGATGGTCAGCGACATTCTCTTCTCCGGCGGCGCGGAACGGTCCGGTCGGCTTGCCAGAGGCGCTCGCTCGCTCGGTGGGGTCATGGTCGACCGCCACTTCGGATTCTCGGGTAAGCTCAGCGTGCTTGGGTATCTGGCCACTGAGGGAATCCCGCTGGAATTGATGGCGGCGCTCCGACATCGCACCCGATCGCTGTTTGGCTCGAAGGCCCGACGGACTGCAGTCGCAGACACGGTCGACAGGAAATGA
- the pseI gene encoding pseudaminic acid synthase, whose protein sequence is MIVGRREVGRGKPTYIVAEMSANHNQSFEQAVRIVQAAKEVGADAVKLQTYTPDTLTIDCDNEYFRIKGTAWEGRNLYDLYGEAYTPWEWQPRLKEVAAGLGPDLFSSPFDDTAVDFLEKMGVPAYKIASFELVDTALLEKVASTGKPVILSTGMATLAEIEEAVQTLRLAGCAELALLKCNSGYPAPPEEMNLRTIPHMSEAFGVPVGLSDHTLGIAVPVAAVALGACIIEKHFTLSRADGGPDSAFSLEPPEFKTMVDAIRVVEKALGVVSYEPTEREAASRVLRRSLFAVEDVKAGEAFTGKNVRSIRPSHGLAPRHLPEVLGRRAARDIARGTPLSWDDIEGGRGT, encoded by the coding sequence GTGATCGTCGGACGCCGGGAAGTCGGCCGCGGCAAACCCACCTACATCGTTGCCGAGATGTCGGCCAACCACAACCAGAGCTTTGAGCAGGCAGTGCGGATTGTCCAGGCCGCAAAGGAGGTTGGTGCTGACGCAGTCAAACTCCAGACCTACACGCCTGATACGTTGACCATCGACTGCGACAACGAGTACTTCCGCATCAAAGGGACCGCCTGGGAGGGCAGGAATCTGTATGACTTGTATGGCGAGGCATACACTCCCTGGGAATGGCAACCCAGACTCAAGGAGGTCGCTGCCGGGCTCGGGCCGGACCTTTTTTCCAGCCCGTTTGACGATACCGCGGTGGACTTTCTCGAGAAGATGGGAGTGCCCGCCTACAAGATTGCTTCATTTGAGCTGGTGGATACTGCCCTCCTGGAGAAAGTCGCTTCGACCGGGAAACCGGTTATACTATCAACCGGTATGGCGACGCTCGCAGAGATTGAGGAAGCCGTCCAGACGCTCCGGCTGGCTGGATGCGCCGAACTGGCATTGCTCAAGTGCAACAGCGGGTATCCGGCTCCGCCGGAAGAGATGAATCTGCGAACGATTCCGCATATGTCAGAGGCATTCGGTGTGCCCGTGGGGCTTTCCGACCATACCCTTGGCATCGCGGTCCCGGTGGCTGCGGTCGCGCTGGGAGCCTGCATCATTGAGAAGCACTTCACGCTGTCGCGCGCTGATGGCGGGCCGGACAGCGCTTTCTCCTTGGAACCGCCGGAGTTCAAGACGATGGTCGACGCCATCCGTGTTGTTGAGAAGGCACTGGGCGTGGTCAGCTACGAACCGACAGAGCGTGAGGCCGCAAGCCGCGTACTCCGGCGTTCGCTGTTCGCGGTTGAGGACGTGAAAGCCGGCGAGGCCTTCACCGGGAAGAACGTTCGCTCAATCCGGCCCAGCCACGGACTGGCGCCCAGGCATCTGCCCGAAGTCCTGGGGCGTCGAGCAGCCAGAGACATCGCGCGCGGCACGCCGCTGTCGTGGGATGACATCGAGGGAGGACGCGGAACCTGA
- the pseG gene encoding UDP-2,4-diacetamido-2,4,6-trideoxy-beta-L-altropyranose hydrolase, producing MTRGRDVQRGERRKTVETLLIRADANTEIGTGHLMRCLALAQAWQAQGMRTTFLSHCPSPALRRRVRTEGARFVSLKDAHPNPADLHTTLRLIETLKPDWLAIDGYHFDPEYQKAARAAGVRMLAIDDMAHWPKYHADIVLNQNLGAEKLHYHCDRDTRLLLGTRYVLLRTEFLKRRGRERETPREARKVLVTMGGSDPDNVTLKVIRALERVPVEGLEVTIVLGASNPHRAALQVAVRSARLQSRGHRIHLVRNTLNMPELMAWADTAVAAGGSTCWELAHAGVPSLVLVLADNQTMVADALDRAGVARKTVVSRLSADISALLADEGRRRAMRELGLRTVDGAGAERVVVGLRAAELTLRRARLDDSRLVWEWRNDSQARAASFSSEVIPLHTHEQWFRNHVSSPTDFFYVALNSGDQPIGQVRFTVRGDEAVVSVGIAREARGRGYGAPLILRGSRQCFADSRVESIQAYVKPGNTRSLRAFQKAGYAEAGTTVQKGQRALRLMARREDFV from the coding sequence AGGCACAGGGCATGCGAACTACGTTTCTCAGTCACTGCCCCAGTCCTGCGCTTCGTCGGCGCGTCCGCACTGAAGGTGCGCGATTTGTGTCGCTGAAGGACGCGCACCCGAATCCGGCGGATCTGCACACGACGTTGCGGCTCATCGAGACACTCAAGCCGGACTGGCTCGCGATTGACGGCTACCACTTCGACCCGGAGTACCAGAAGGCAGCGCGCGCCGCCGGGGTGCGGATGCTCGCCATCGACGACATGGCGCACTGGCCGAAGTACCATGCCGACATCGTGCTCAACCAGAACCTGGGCGCCGAGAAGCTGCACTATCACTGCGACCGCGACACCAGGCTGCTTCTCGGTACGCGGTACGTGCTATTGCGGACCGAGTTCCTGAAGCGGCGAGGCCGGGAGCGAGAGACACCGCGAGAGGCCCGCAAGGTCCTCGTGACGATGGGCGGAAGCGACCCGGACAACGTGACGCTCAAGGTTATCCGTGCGCTGGAACGGGTTCCCGTAGAGGGGTTGGAGGTGACCATCGTGCTCGGGGCGAGCAATCCTCACCGAGCGGCCCTGCAGGTCGCGGTGAGGAGCGCCAGACTCCAGTCACGCGGCCACCGGATACACCTGGTGCGGAACACCCTGAACATGCCCGAGTTGATGGCCTGGGCGGACACTGCGGTCGCGGCCGGCGGCAGTACCTGCTGGGAACTGGCGCACGCGGGTGTGCCCAGCCTCGTGCTCGTGCTTGCGGACAACCAGACCATGGTTGCTGACGCGCTTGACCGGGCCGGAGTCGCCAGGAAGACGGTGGTCTCCCGGCTGTCTGCGGATATCTCGGCGCTGCTTGCCGACGAGGGCCGACGTCGCGCGATGAGAGAGCTTGGATTGCGGACGGTCGATGGTGCCGGAGCCGAGCGCGTGGTCGTTGGCTTGCGCGCCGCGGAGTTGACGCTGCGTCGCGCGCGTCTCGATGACAGCCGGCTGGTCTGGGAGTGGAGAAACGATTCTCAGGCCCGTGCTGCGTCGTTCTCGTCGGAGGTGATCCCCCTTCACACCCATGAGCAGTGGTTCCGGAACCACGTGAGTTCACCGACCGATTTCTTCTACGTCGCGTTGAACAGCGGTGACCAGCCCATCGGCCAGGTTCGTTTCACGGTAAGAGGCGACGAGGCGGTCGTCTCGGTTGGCATTGCCAGGGAGGCGCGCGGCCGAGGCTACGGTGCGCCCTTGATATTGCGCGGCTCTCGGCAGTGCTTCGCCGACAGCCGGGTGGAGTCCATACAGGCCTACGTCAAACCCGGGAACACGCGTTCCCTGCGGGCGTTTCAGAAAGCAGGGTACGCTGAAGCAGGCACCACCGTTCAGAAGGGACAGCGAGCTCTGCGGCTGATGGCGAGACGAGAGGACTTTGTGTGA